In Marivivens aquimaris, one genomic interval encodes:
- the rpsA gene encoding 30S ribosomal protein S1: protein MSANASMEEFEALLNESFEIDTPSEGSVVKGKVIAVEAGQAIIDVGYKMEGRVDLKEFANPGEAPNINVGDEVEVFLRAAENARGEAVISREMARREEAWDRLEKAYAAEERVEGAIFGRVKGGFTVDLGGAVAFLPGSQVDVRPVRDAGPLMGLKQPFQILKMDRRRGNIVVSRRAILEESRAEQRAEVIGNLAEGQTVEGVVKNITEYGAFVDLGGVDGLLHVTDMAWRRVNHPSEILSIGETIKVQVIKINKDTHRISLGMKQLQADPWDSVENKYPLESVHTGRVTNITDYGAFVELEPGVEGLVHVSEMSWTKKNVHPGKIVSTSQEVEVMVLEIDSAKRRVSLGLKQTQRNPWEVFAETHPEGTQVEGEVKNITEFGLFIGLPGDIDGMVHLSDLSWDERGEDAIQNYRKGDVVKAVVTEVDVEKERISLSIKQLAGDPFAEAIGGVKRGSIITVNVTAIEDGGIEVEYEGMKSFIRRSDLSRDRADQRPERFGVGDKVDVRVTNVDSKSRKLGLSIKAREIAEEKEAVEQYGSSDSGASLGDILGAALKGGDE from the coding sequence ATGAGCGCTAACGCATCGATGGAGGAATTCGAAGCCCTCCTTAACGAAAGCTTCGAAATCGACACCCCGAGCGAAGGTTCGGTTGTCAAAGGCAAAGTCATCGCTGTTGAAGCTGGCCAAGCCATCATCGACGTAGGCTACAAAATGGAAGGCCGCGTCGATCTTAAAGAATTCGCAAACCCGGGCGAAGCTCCGAACATCAACGTCGGCGACGAAGTTGAAGTGTTCCTGCGCGCTGCCGAAAACGCACGTGGCGAAGCCGTCATCTCGCGTGAAATGGCTCGCCGCGAAGAAGCCTGGGATCGTCTGGAAAAGGCATACGCCGCAGAAGAGCGCGTCGAAGGCGCAATCTTCGGTCGCGTCAAGGGCGGCTTCACCGTGGATCTGGGCGGCGCTGTTGCGTTCCTGCCGGGTTCGCAGGTTGACGTTCGTCCGGTTCGCGATGCTGGCCCGCTCATGGGTCTCAAGCAGCCGTTCCAGATCCTCAAGATGGACCGTCGTCGTGGCAACATCGTTGTTTCGCGTCGCGCTATCCTCGAAGAATCGCGTGCCGAACAGCGCGCCGAAGTCATCGGCAACTTGGCTGAAGGCCAGACCGTCGAAGGCGTCGTCAAGAACATCACCGAATACGGTGCGTTCGTTGACCTCGGCGGTGTTGACGGCCTGCTGCACGTCACCGACATGGCATGGCGCCGTGTAAACCACCCGTCGGAAATCCTGTCGATCGGCGAGACCATCAAAGTTCAGGTCATCAAGATCAACAAGGACACCCACCGTATCTCGCTCGGCATGAAGCAGCTTCAGGCCGACCCGTGGGATTCGGTCGAAAACAAGTACCCGCTCGAGTCGGTTCACACCGGCCGCGTGACCAACATCACCGACTACGGCGCCTTCGTGGAGCTGGAGCCGGGCGTCGAAGGTCTGGTACACGTTTCGGAAATGTCCTGGACCAAGAAGAACGTCCACCCGGGCAAGATCGTTTCGACCTCGCAGGAAGTCGAAGTCATGGTTCTGGAAATCGACTCGGCCAAGCGTCGCGTTTCGCTCGGTCTCAAGCAGACCCAGCGCAACCCGTGGGAAGTCTTTGCTGAGACCCACCCGGAAGGCACCCAGGTCGAAGGCGAAGTCAAGAACATCACCGAATTCGGTCTGTTCATCGGCCTGCCGGGCGACATCGACGGCATGGTTCACCTTTCGGACCTGTCGTGGGACGAGCGCGGTGAAGACGCCATCCAGAACTACCGCAAGGGCGACGTCGTCAAAGCCGTTGTCACCGAAGTCGACGTTGAGAAAGAGCGTATCTCGCTCTCGATCAAGCAGCTGGCAGGCGACCCGTTCGCTGAAGCTATCGGCGGCGTGAAGCGTGGTTCGATCATCACCGTCAACGTCACCGCTATCGAAGATGGCGGCATCGAGGTCGAATACGAAGGCATGAAGTCGTTCATCCGTCGTTCGGACCTCTCGCGTGACCGTGCTGACCAGCGTCCTGAGCGTTTCGGCGTAGGCGACAAGGTCGACGTTCGCGTCACCAACGTCGACTCGAAGTCGCGCAAGCTGGGTCTGTCGATCAAAGCTCGCGAAATCGCCGAAGAAAAAGAAGCTGTCGAACAGTACGGTTCGTCCGACTCGGGCGCTTCGCTGGGCGACATCCTCGGCGCAGCTCTGAAGGGTGGCGACGAGTAA
- the ihfB gene encoding integration host factor subunit beta, producing MIRSELIQKIADENPHLYQRDVEKIVNTVFETVTDAMAEGNRVELRGFGAFSVKKRDARMGRNPRTGEPVDVEEKHVPFFKTGKLLRDRLNGLEGTEDDE from the coding sequence ATGATCAGGTCCGAACTGATCCAGAAGATCGCAGACGAGAACCCGCATCTCTATCAGCGGGACGTCGAAAAGATCGTGAATACCGTATTTGAAACCGTCACCGACGCCATGGCCGAAGGCAATCGTGTCGAACTGCGCGGTTTCGGCGCGTTTTCAGTCAAGAAGCGCGATGCAAGAATGGGACGGAACCCTCGCACCGGTGAACCCGTTGATGTAGAGGAAAAGCACGTCCCTTTCTTCAAGACAGGCAAGCTCTTGCGCGACCGCCTGAACGGTCTGGAAGGGACCGAAGACGACGAGTAA
- a CDS encoding LapA family protein has protein sequence MKTIRYAFWGLVALVLVLVGLANRDIVTLRAMPQAMADLLHISPDIQLPLFVAIFAGVGIGLLIGFLWEWMREHPVRKQARRQGKEAKKLRQELATRSDGTGHSKDDVLALVERS, from the coding sequence ATGAAAACAATCCGTTACGCATTCTGGGGTCTGGTGGCGCTGGTTCTTGTGTTGGTTGGCCTCGCCAACCGCGATATCGTTACCCTGCGCGCCATGCCTCAGGCCATGGCCGACCTTCTTCACATTTCACCTGACATCCAGCTGCCGCTCTTCGTGGCGATCTTTGCTGGCGTCGGCATCGGCCTGCTGATCGGATTCCTGTGGGAGTGGATGCGCGAGCATCCGGTCCGCAAACAGGCGCGTCGCCAAGGCAAAGAAGCCAAAAAGCTGCGTCAGGAACTTGCCACCCGTAGCGATGGCACCGGACACAGCAAGGACGATGTTCTGGCTCTGGTCGAACGGTCCTAA
- a CDS encoding phosphoribosylanthranilate isomerase, producing the protein MPDVRVKICGLRDRTNLVAACEAGAAYVGFVFFPKSPRNVTIDEAADLALATKLGVAKVALVVDPTDELLDQITAKVPLDMIQLHGKETPERVAEVRSRYGLPVMKAIGLSGPEDTPQIDIYAKVADQLLIEPKAPKGSDRPGGNGVTLDWSLARRKYWTRPWMLAGGLNAGNVAQAVDYTGARQVDLSSGVESAPGVKDPDMIRAFMKAVQS; encoded by the coding sequence ATGCCTGATGTTCGCGTAAAGATTTGCGGCCTTCGGGACCGCACCAATCTCGTTGCCGCATGTGAAGCCGGAGCCGCCTATGTCGGCTTCGTTTTCTTTCCCAAAAGCCCGCGCAATGTGACCATCGATGAAGCCGCCGATCTGGCGCTCGCGACGAAGCTTGGCGTCGCAAAGGTCGCGCTGGTCGTCGATCCGACAGACGAGCTGCTGGACCAGATCACGGCCAAGGTGCCGCTCGATATGATCCAGCTTCACGGCAAGGAAACGCCCGAGCGTGTGGCCGAAGTGCGCAGCCGTTACGGTCTGCCGGTGATGAAGGCCATCGGCCTGTCTGGCCCCGAAGACACCCCGCAGATCGACATCTACGCCAAGGTCGCCGATCAGCTGCTGATCGAACCGAAGGCGCCCAAGGGTTCCGACCGTCCGGGTGGCAATGGTGTGACGCTTGATTGGTCGCTCGCCCGCCGCAAATACTGGACCCGTCCGTGGATGCTGGCCGGAGGTCTGAACGCGGGCAACGTGGCGCAGGCGGTGGACTACACGGGCGCGCGTCAGGTGGACCTGTCCTCCGGTGTCGAGAGCGCACCCGGCGTCAAAGACCCCGACATGATCCGCGCGTTCATGAAAGCCGTCCAATCATGA
- a CDS encoding GNAT family N-acetyltransferase has translation MTLAFRPATRADVPAILELLAEDWIGATRTELDGDAMFDALQGTELIVGEMDGKIIATYQISINHLISLSAPCRAILEGVRVASHLRGQKIGEQLVADAEERAKRAGATVMNLTSNSTRVAAHRFYIRLGYKQSHAGFRKALTS, from the coding sequence ATGACATTGGCCTTCCGCCCTGCGACACGGGCGGATGTGCCCGCCATTCTGGAGTTGCTGGCCGAGGACTGGATCGGGGCAACCCGCACCGAGCTCGACGGCGATGCGATGTTCGATGCTCTCCAAGGCACCGAACTGATCGTCGGAGAGATGGACGGCAAGATCATCGCCACCTACCAGATCTCCATCAATCACCTGATTTCGCTGTCCGCACCGTGCCGCGCAATCCTCGAAGGCGTGCGCGTGGCCTCCCATCTGCGCGGGCAGAAGATCGGTGAACAGCTGGTGGCCGACGCCGAAGAACGTGCGAAGCGGGCAGGGGCCACGGTGATGAACCTGACCTCGAACAGCACGCGCGTGGCGGCTCACCGTTTCTACATCCGGCTCGGCTATAAACAGAGCCACGCTGGCTTCAGGAAAGCGCTCACCTCGTAA
- a CDS encoding DUF4893 domain-containing protein codes for MLKTVGFVALATFCATIAGADVRLPDQERLANNADTYAEALASAVGAASQSELRLLEQIVNPPEIELSNVEGNWNCRTAKLGGRFLEIVIYQDFRCRITKVDDGTYDLEKLTGSQRTSGQFSKIEGGKWLYLGVGYVDGGPAVSYDELPTDTNTLVDPGSTHSVVGYFEMTGEDTARLMQPSPQFESQYDILYLTR; via the coding sequence ATGTTGAAGACGGTTGGTTTCGTCGCACTTGCCACTTTCTGCGCCACCATTGCGGGAGCGGACGTCCGCCTCCCCGACCAAGAGAGGTTGGCGAACAATGCCGACACCTACGCCGAAGCCTTGGCGAGTGCAGTCGGTGCCGCCAGCCAGTCGGAACTCCGGCTTCTTGAGCAGATCGTGAACCCGCCCGAAATCGAACTGAGCAATGTGGAGGGCAACTGGAACTGCCGCACGGCGAAACTCGGCGGGCGCTTCCTAGAGATCGTCATTTACCAAGACTTCCGCTGTCGCATCACAAAGGTCGACGACGGCACCTACGATCTGGAGAAGCTGACAGGATCGCAGCGGACATCCGGCCAGTTCAGCAAGATCGAAGGCGGGAAATGGCTCTACCTCGGTGTCGGTTATGTCGATGGCGGACCTGCGGTGAGCTATGACGAACTGCCGACCGATACCAACACCCTCGTCGATCCCGGCTCGACCCATTCTGTTGTCGGTTATTTCGAAATGACGGGCGAGGATACCGCGCGCCTCATGCAGCCCTCGCCCCAATTCGAGAGCCAGTACGACATCCTCTATCTTACGAGGTGA
- the trpB gene encoding tryptophan synthase subunit beta, whose protein sequence is MADDLFNSFMNGPDEQGRFGNYGGRFVAETLMPLVLELQKEYEKAKDDPTFWAEMDDLWKHYVGRPSPLYYASRMTEELGGAKIYLKRDELNHTGAHKVNNVLGQIILARRMGKTRIIAETGAGQHGVATATVCAKFGLKCVVYMGAHDVERQAPNVFRMRLLGAEVVPVTSGRGTLKDAMNDALRDWVTNIDDTFYCIGTVAGPHPYPAMVRDFQSIIGKEVRWQLPEQEGEGRLPDTVIAAIGGGSNAMGLFYPFLDDKSVNIIGVEAGGKGVNEKMEHCASLTGGRPGVLHGNRTYLLQDEDGQILEGFSISAGLDYPGIGPEHAWLHDIGRAQYVSITDKEALEAFQFSCRTEGIIPALEPSHALAHVMKIAPTLPKDHIIVMNMCGRGDKDIFTVARHLGVDMSDTKIGRDAD, encoded by the coding sequence ATGGCAGACGATCTATTTAACAGCTTCATGAACGGACCTGACGAGCAAGGCCGCTTTGGCAATTACGGCGGACGTTTCGTTGCCGAAACGCTGATGCCGCTCGTTCTGGAACTTCAGAAAGAGTACGAAAAAGCCAAGGACGATCCCACTTTCTGGGCTGAAATGGACGACCTGTGGAAGCACTACGTCGGCCGTCCGTCGCCGCTGTATTACGCATCCCGCATGACCGAAGAGCTCGGCGGTGCGAAGATCTACCTCAAGCGTGACGAACTGAACCACACCGGCGCGCACAAGGTGAACAACGTCCTCGGCCAGATCATTCTGGCGCGCCGCATGGGCAAAACCCGCATCATCGCGGAAACCGGCGCGGGTCAGCACGGCGTTGCGACCGCGACGGTCTGTGCGAAATTCGGCCTCAAGTGCGTTGTCTACATGGGCGCCCACGACGTTGAACGTCAGGCACCGAACGTGTTCCGTATGCGCCTGCTGGGTGCAGAAGTCGTTCCGGTCACTTCGGGCCGCGGTACGCTCAAGGACGCGATGAACGATGCGCTGCGTGACTGGGTCACCAACATCGACGACACCTTCTACTGCATCGGCACCGTCGCCGGTCCGCACCCCTATCCGGCGATGGTCCGCGATTTCCAGTCGATTATCGGCAAGGAAGTCCGCTGGCAGCTACCCGAGCAGGAAGGCGAAGGCCGTTTGCCCGACACCGTGATCGCGGCGATCGGCGGCGGCTCGAATGCGATGGGCCTGTTCTACCCGTTCCTCGACGACAAGTCGGTCAACATCATCGGCGTCGAAGCTGGCGGTAAGGGCGTGAACGAAAAGATGGAGCACTGCGCGTCGCTGACCGGCGGCCGTCCGGGCGTTCTGCACGGCAACCGTACGTATCTGCTTCAGGACGAAGACGGTCAGATCCTCGAAGGTTTCTCGATCTCGGCTGGCCTCGACTATCCGGGTATCGGTCCGGAGCACGCATGGCTGCACGACATCGGCCGCGCGCAGTACGTGTCGATTACAGACAAAGAGGCGCTCGAGGCGTTCCAGTTCTCCTGCCGTACTGAAGGCATCATTCCGGCGCTCGAACCCTCGCACGCGCTGGCGCATGTGATGAAGATCGCGCCGACGCTGCCGAAGGACCACATCATCGTCATGAACATGTGTGGCCGCGGTGACAAAGACATCTTCACCGTCGCCCGCCATCTGGGCGTGGACATGTCGGACACCAAAATCGGTCGCGACGCCGACTAA
- a CDS encoding DUF2332 domain-containing protein has protein sequence MTDRLPEAFRTQAKACGELGSPFMQRLMNLLADRLQPDRPVTRKMFNWPGDLGPSGESLPLRVGSALHALALLERCGMQDVFPPHEQDDETLWGAVEWALTDEAAFISTWIDSPPQTNEVRRSAALIAAGQWITERYKLPLVLREIGSSAGLNLHFDRYGLEVGDKVFGNPDSPVVFTPDWTGNPPPAADIEVVDRQGIDLMPIDPRSPVDATRLLSYLWADQNYRMELTRSAITLCDTPVLQGDAVEWLDSLSLTQGAMTMIYSTVAWQYLSGPQQERGRAAIETLGKAATKKAPLAWFRMENDGSGKGAALTLRLWPGDLSLKMGRADFHGRWINWKAPE, from the coding sequence ATGACGGACAGGCTTCCTGAAGCGTTCAGAACCCAAGCCAAAGCGTGCGGCGAGCTCGGCTCTCCGTTCATGCAGCGCTTGATGAATCTGCTCGCCGATAGGCTGCAACCTGACCGTCCCGTCACGCGGAAGATGTTTAATTGGCCCGGAGACCTCGGTCCGTCGGGCGAATCGCTTCCCTTGCGCGTAGGTTCCGCGCTTCATGCGCTGGCGCTGCTGGAACGCTGCGGAATGCAGGACGTATTTCCGCCGCACGAGCAGGATGACGAAACGCTTTGGGGCGCTGTCGAGTGGGCGCTGACCGATGAAGCCGCGTTCATCTCGACGTGGATCGACAGCCCACCACAGACGAACGAGGTCCGCCGCTCTGCCGCGCTGATCGCCGCCGGTCAGTGGATCACGGAGCGCTACAAGCTGCCCTTGGTCCTGCGCGAAATCGGGTCGAGTGCGGGCCTGAACCTGCATTTTGATCGCTACGGGCTAGAGGTCGGTGACAAGGTCTTTGGCAACCCCGATAGCCCTGTCGTCTTCACCCCCGATTGGACCGGCAACCCGCCGCCCGCCGCAGACATCGAGGTCGTCGACCGCCAAGGCATCGACCTCATGCCCATCGACCCGCGCAGTCCTGTCGATGCGACCCGCCTGCTGTCCTACCTTTGGGCCGATCAGAACTACCGGATGGAGCTGACCCGCTCCGCCATTACGCTCTGCGACACGCCCGTGCTTCAGGGCGATGCTGTCGAATGGCTGGACAGCCTGTCGCTGACCCAAGGCGCGATGACGATGATCTATTCGACCGTCGCGTGGCAGTATCTTAGCGGGCCGCAGCAGGAACGCGGACGCGCTGCCATCGAGACACTGGGCAAGGCCGCGACAAAGAAAGCGCCGCTCGCGTGGTTCCGGATGGAGAACGACGGAAGCGGAAAAGGCGCAGCTTTGACGCTACGCCTCTGGCCCGGAGACCTGTCGCTCAAAATGGGCCGCGCCGATTTCCACGGACGCTGGATCAACTGGAAAGCACCGGAATGA
- the pth gene encoding aminoacyl-tRNA hydrolase: MKLFVGLGNPGAKYARNRHNIGFMAVERIAEDHGFAPWRAKFQGQISEGRLGSEKVLLLKPETFMNLSGQSVGEAMRFHKLDPADVVVFHDELDLAPGKCRLKTGGGHAGHNGLRSIHQHIGAEYDRVRLGIGHPGHKDRVAGYVLADFAKVEQDWLDDLMRGISDGAPALAGGDGPKFMNAVALRVAPPRSSTTTPKAAKPAKVEAEPEAVDNRSPLQKLADKFK; this comes from the coding sequence ATGAAACTTTTTGTCGGACTTGGAAACCCTGGCGCGAAATATGCGCGGAATCGTCACAACATCGGTTTTATGGCCGTTGAACGGATTGCCGAGGACCACGGATTTGCCCCGTGGCGCGCGAAATTTCAGGGACAGATTAGCGAAGGGCGGCTGGGCTCCGAAAAGGTGCTGCTGCTGAAACCCGAAACGTTTATGAACCTCTCCGGCCAGTCGGTCGGCGAGGCGATGCGCTTTCACAAACTCGATCCTGCGGACGTGGTGGTATTCCATGACGAGCTCGATCTTGCCCCCGGAAAGTGTCGTTTGAAGACCGGCGGCGGCCACGCAGGCCACAATGGTTTGCGCTCCATTCACCAGCACATCGGGGCCGAATATGACCGCGTAAGGCTCGGAATCGGCCATCCAGGGCACAAAGATCGCGTTGCGGGCTATGTTTTGGCCGATTTCGCGAAGGTGGAGCAGGATTGGCTCGATGACCTGATGCGCGGCATTTCGGACGGCGCCCCTGCCCTCGCGGGTGGTGACGGTCCGAAGTTCATGAACGCCGTTGCACTGCGTGTCGCCCCGCCCCGTTCGTCGACCACGACACCCAAAGCGGCCAAACCCGCGAAGGTCGAGGCGGAACCCGAAGCCGTAGACAATCGTTCGCCTTTGCAGAAACTGGCGGACAAATTCAAATGA
- a CDS encoding DEAD/DEAH box helicase, with product MIPTLADALAARGYENLTAVQKAVLDPEVDGRDLLVSAQTGSGKTVGFGLAIAPQIVNDDGRVGPAGLPLAVIVAPTRELALQVQRELTWLYGQTGAVIGSAVGGMDPRDERRKLDRGVHIVVGTPGRLRDHTQRGALDMSEVKAIVLDEADEMLDLGFREDLEYLLGEAPEERRTLLFSATVPAGIAKLAKSYQRDAMRLQTAGEARQHTDITYQMMNVGPRDAENAIINTLLFHDAENAIVFANTRAVVARLTARLSNRGFQVVSLSGELSQAERTHALQAMRDGRARVCVATDVAARGIDLPGLELVIHAELPSNSETLLHRSGRTGRAGKKGISALIVPPKVKGKATRLLKGAKVEAEWTEAPSAEEVQSREEERLLNDESWNETPTDTQAAFAERLLERYSAETIAAAYLRLYQARRSAPEDLGAPSPRDDDRDQAKAKRREEFGPAVWFSLSIGREGRADPRWMLPMLAKSGGISKDEIGAIRIQDDVTYVEIAEKSADGFATMTADGLEQGITAERMASAPDFSFRGGPKGGGKKSFDRGDRKPRENRGDWKPREDRGDFKPREDRKPKGDWKPREDRGDFKPREDRKPKGDWKPREDKPKGDWKPRDNDKPKGDWKPREDRKPKGDFKDRKPKGDWKPREDRAGKPAAKSDGEGKKRWNGDDKKRRNAMDTSKRMDRGADARPQRKGPPAGGKPKRGK from the coding sequence ATGATCCCGACCCTTGCCGATGCTCTGGCTGCACGCGGCTATGAAAACTTGACCGCCGTCCAGAAGGCCGTGCTCGATCCCGAAGTGGACGGCCGTGACCTTCTGGTGTCGGCGCAAACCGGGTCGGGCAAAACTGTCGGCTTCGGTCTTGCTATCGCACCCCAGATCGTCAACGACGACGGCCGCGTCGGACCTGCCGGTCTGCCGCTCGCCGTTATCGTTGCGCCGACCCGCGAACTGGCGCTTCAGGTCCAGCGCGAACTGACATGGCTCTACGGCCAAACCGGTGCCGTCATCGGCTCGGCTGTCGGCGGCATGGACCCGCGCGACGAACGCCGCAAGCTCGACCGCGGTGTGCACATCGTTGTCGGCACGCCAGGCCGTCTGCGTGACCACACCCAGCGCGGCGCGCTCGACATGTCCGAAGTCAAAGCGATCGTCCTCGACGAAGCTGACGAAATGCTGGACCTCGGTTTCCGCGAAGACCTCGAATACCTGCTGGGCGAAGCGCCTGAAGAGCGCCGCACGCTGTTGTTCTCAGCCACCGTTCCCGCTGGCATTGCCAAGCTGGCGAAGAGCTACCAGCGCGACGCGATGCGTCTGCAGACCGCAGGCGAGGCGCGCCAACACACTGACATTACGTATCAGATGATGAACGTCGGCCCGCGCGATGCGGAAAACGCGATTATCAACACGCTGCTGTTCCACGATGCCGAAAACGCCATCGTATTCGCGAACACCCGCGCCGTTGTAGCACGTCTGACCGCACGTCTGTCGAACCGTGGTTTTCAGGTTGTGTCGCTCTCGGGCGAACTGAGCCAAGCTGAACGTACCCACGCGCTGCAGGCGATGCGCGACGGCCGTGCCCGCGTTTGTGTGGCGACCGACGTTGCGGCTCGCGGCATTGACCTTCCGGGTCTGGAACTGGTGATCCACGCCGAACTGCCGTCGAACTCCGAAACCCTTCTGCACCGCTCGGGCCGTACCGGCCGCGCTGGTAAGAAAGGTATCTCGGCTCTGATCGTTCCGCCGAAGGTCAAAGGCAAAGCGACCCGCCTTCTGAAAGGCGCAAAGGTCGAGGCCGAATGGACCGAAGCCCCGTCCGCTGAAGAAGTCCAGTCGCGCGAAGAAGAGCGTCTGCTGAACGACGAGTCGTGGAACGAGACCCCCACCGATACCCAAGCCGCATTTGCCGAGCGTCTGCTCGAGCGTTACAGCGCCGAAACCATCGCTGCCGCTTACCTGCGCCTCTATCAGGCGCGCCGTTCGGCTCCGGAAGACCTTGGCGCACCGTCGCCGCGTGATGATGACCGTGACCAAGCGAAGGCCAAGCGCCGCGAAGAGTTCGGCCCGGCTGTCTGGTTCTCGCTGTCAATCGGCCGCGAAGGCCGTGCCGACCCGCGTTGGATGCTCCCGATGCTCGCTAAGAGCGGCGGCATCAGCAAGGACGAGATCGGTGCGATCCGCATTCAGGACGATGTCACCTACGTCGAGATCGCCGAGAAGAGCGCCGATGGTTTCGCGACCATGACCGCTGACGGTCTGGAGCAGGGCATCACCGCCGAGCGCATGGCTTCTGCGCCTGATTTCTCGTTCCGTGGCGGCCCGAAGGGCGGCGGCAAGAAGTCGTTCGACCGTGGTGACCGCAAGCCGCGCGAAAATCGCGGCGACTGGAAACCGCGTGAGGACCGTGGCGATTTCAAGCCGCGCGAAGACCGTAAGCCCAAAGGCGACTGGAAGCCCCGCGAAGACCGCGGCGATTTCAAACCGCGCGAAGACCGCAAGCCCAAGGGTGACTGGAAACCGCGCGAAGACAAGCCGAAGGGTGACTGGAAGCCCCGCGACAACGACAAGCCGAAAGGCGATTGGAAGCCGCGCGAGGATCGCAAACCCAAGGGCGATTTCAAGGACCGCAAGCCGAAGGGCGACTGGAAGCCGCGTGAAGATCGCGCTGGCAAGCCGGCCGCCAAATCCGACGGCGAAGGTAAAAAACGCTGGAACGGTGACGACAAGAAGCGTCGCAACGCGATGGATACCAGCAAGCGTATGGATCGCGGCGCAGATGCCCGTCCGCAGCGCAAGGGGCCGCCCGCTGGCGGAAAGCCCAAGCGCGGCAAGTAA
- a CDS encoding 50S ribosomal protein L25/general stress protein Ctc: protein MAREIPDLIATERTGTGKGAARQARREGKVPGIVYGGGAEPLAINLDFNKLLQKLKAGRFMSTLFNLKVEGQEDVRVICRGVQRDVVKDLPTHIDLMRLKRTSRVNLFVHVEFENAKAAPGLKRGGVLTVVRPEVELNVVAGEIPEQIVVDLTGKQIGDTIHISEVTLPEGVKPVIDRDFVIANIQAPSGLVSADNAEEDAAEEGGEE, encoded by the coding sequence ATGGCACGTGAGATTCCTGATCTTATCGCCACGGAACGTACGGGGACAGGCAAGGGGGCCGCTCGTCAAGCTCGCCGTGAAGGCAAAGTTCCGGGTATCGTTTACGGTGGTGGCGCAGAGCCCCTCGCAATCAACCTCGACTTCAACAAGCTGCTGCAAAAGCTGAAAGCTGGCCGCTTCATGTCGACCCTCTTCAACCTCAAGGTTGAAGGTCAGGAAGACGTCCGCGTCATCTGCCGCGGCGTTCAGCGCGACGTGGTCAAGGACCTTCCGACCCACATCGACCTGATGCGTCTGAAGCGTACCTCGCGTGTGAACCTGTTCGTTCACGTCGAATTCGAGAACGCAAAAGCTGCTCCGGGCCTCAAGCGTGGCGGCGTTCTGACCGTCGTACGTCCGGAAGTCGAACTCAACGTTGTTGCCGGCGAGATCCCGGAACAGATCGTTGTCGACCTGACCGGCAAGCAAATCGGTGACACCATCCACATTTCGGAAGTCACCCTTCCGGAAGGCGTTAAGCCTGTCATCGACCGCGACTTCGTCATCGCCAACATCCAGGCTCCGTCGGGCCTCGTGTCGGCTGACAACGCTGAAGAAGACGCTGCTGAAGAGGGCGGCGAAGAGTAA